A portion of the Hoylesella buccalis ATCC 35310 genome contains these proteins:
- a CDS encoding PCMD domain-containing protein yields MKFYQNLLVIALSSVFTSCFKDEPLNAECDILEASVSVSKPEEMFYHPSDSKLHVPYTDSTIIFNVRRHANLNAIAPHFTLTDGATIVPANGSVQDFSKGPVIYTVTSEDKQWNRRYAVSFFPVVQTVSDTIRFDFEHYELEQKELKYYTWYYIGEDGQRYDYWATGNPGFRMSRESAPPEGYPSVPAKDGHSGSYAKLTTQSTGFLGSLVGKPLAAGNLYLGSFDFGMAMRDAMKATKFGIPFDKKPIKLTGWYRYKPGKKYQDKNRKIVPNRTDSAAIYAVFYRNVDEQDNPVTLYGDDVLTNKHILAIAKLAEVKTTDQWTPFEVVFDYTQQPDERILANRGYNLTVVFSSSERGAQFEGAIGSELSIDEVRIICTKEE; encoded by the coding sequence ATGAAATTTTATCAAAACTTATTGGTTATCGCACTTTCATCCGTGTTCACCTCATGCTTTAAGGACGAACCATTGAATGCAGAGTGTGATATTCTTGAAGCTTCCGTTTCGGTAAGCAAGCCTGAGGAGATGTTCTATCACCCTTCAGATAGCAAGCTTCATGTTCCGTACACGGACAGTACCATTATTTTCAATGTAAGACGTCATGCAAATCTGAACGCCATCGCTCCTCACTTCACATTGACGGATGGGGCAACCATCGTTCCGGCAAACGGTTCGGTTCAAGATTTCAGTAAAGGTCCCGTCATCTATACGGTAACATCTGAGGACAAACAGTGGAATAGGCGCTATGCCGTTAGCTTCTTTCCGGTTGTCCAGACGGTTAGTGACACCATACGATTTGACTTTGAACATTATGAGTTGGAGCAGAAAGAACTGAAATACTATACCTGGTATTATATAGGTGAAGATGGTCAGCGATACGACTATTGGGCTACGGGTAATCCAGGATTTAGAATGAGCAGGGAATCGGCACCACCAGAGGGCTATCCCAGTGTCCCTGCGAAGGATGGTCACAGTGGATCGTATGCCAAACTCACCACCCAAAGCACAGGCTTCTTAGGTTCCTTGGTTGGTAAGCCTCTGGCAGCAGGCAATCTGTATCTGGGATCTTTCGATTTTGGAATGGCCATGCGCGATGCCATGAAAGCGACCAAGTTTGGTATTCCTTTTGATAAAAAGCCCATCAAACTGACGGGATGGTATCGGTATAAGCCAGGTAAAAAGTATCAAGACAAGAATCGAAAAATAGTTCCCAACCGCACGGACAGCGCGGCTATCTATGCTGTGTTTTATAGAAATGTTGACGAACAGGACAATCCCGTAACGCTGTATGGGGATGATGTCTTGACGAACAAGCACATCTTGGCCATCGCCAAGTTGGCAGAAGTGAAGACTACTGACCAATGGACGCCTTTTGAAGTGGTTTTCGACTATACACAACAACCCGATGAAAGAATCCTGGCCAACCGCGGATACAATTTAACCGTAGTCTTCTCGTCCAGCGAAAGAGGCGCACAGTTTGAAGGAGCTATTGGCAGTGAGTTGTCTATTGATGAAGTAAGAATCATTTGTACAAAGGAGGAATAA
- a CDS encoding porin family protein has protein sequence MADSFMKDVKLQARIGYNLGGTAPIGLPATVRSLESYKLHNNVTIELDGQKTIDGKWGGLIGLRAENKDMDVDAKVKNYHMEMIRGGESLKGVFTGYVQTQVRQWMITLPIQATYDVSDRIQLRMGSYISYLLSKDFEGSVYDGYLRVGDPTGPRIEMGSDPGTRGIYDFSEHMRRFQVGISAGIDCHIYRRFGLYADLNWGLNGIFKRSFKTIEQTLYPVYGTFGVIYRISKH, from the coding sequence ATGGCAGATTCTTTTATGAAGGATGTGAAGCTCCAGGCTCGCATAGGATACAACCTGGGAGGAACCGCTCCCATCGGTTTACCTGCAACCGTCAGATCGCTTGAATCATACAAGTTGCATAATAATGTTACCATAGAACTTGATGGCCAGAAAACCATCGATGGCAAATGGGGTGGCCTGATAGGCCTTCGGGCGGAGAATAAAGATATGGACGTGGATGCCAAGGTGAAGAACTACCACATGGAAATGATTCGCGGAGGCGAGTCATTGAAAGGGGTGTTCACAGGCTATGTGCAGACACAGGTGCGGCAATGGATGATAACCCTTCCCATTCAAGCTACCTACGATGTAAGCGACAGAATTCAACTGCGCATGGGATCGTATATATCGTACTTGCTCTCTAAAGACTTTGAAGGAAGCGTGTATGATGGATACCTGCGGGTAGGAGATCCAACGGGGCCCAGGATTGAGATGGGTAGCGATCCTGGAACAAGGGGTATCTATGACTTTTCTGAACACATGAGACGGTTCCAAGTAGGCATATCCGCTGGGATAGATTGTCATATTTATCGCCGTTTCGGATTATATGCCGATTTAAATTGGGGTCTCAACGGTATCTTCAAGCGTTCATTCAAAACGATAGAACAAACTCTTTATCCTGTATATGGAACGTTCGGCGTAATCTACAGAATCAGCAAACATTAG
- a CDS encoding MBL fold metallo-hydrolase: MLKFICLGSGSSGNCYCLFTENDGLMIDAGIGIRLLKRSFKEYGLPLSQIHHILVTHDHADHVKSVGAISLDYHLPVYATQLVHAGIERNYCVHKKVAPAYMKVIDKGQPFKLGDFTVTPFGVPHDSSDNVGYKISCANIVFTLMTDIGHVTDEMKTVISETNYLVIEANHDPKMLMYGPYPQHLKIRISGPNGHLANQDCAQALAENMTERMRHVWLCHLSEENNRYDLAHETVAHILRTKGIEAGTDVLLDVLKRKSPSSLYNLE; this comes from the coding sequence ATGTTAAAATTCATTTGTTTGGGAAGTGGTAGCAGTGGAAACTGCTATTGTCTTTTTACAGAGAATGATGGCTTGATGATTGATGCTGGAATTGGCATCAGACTATTAAAAAGGTCATTCAAAGAGTATGGACTACCACTTTCACAAATTCACCATATTTTAGTTACGCACGACCATGCAGACCATGTGAAATCAGTGGGGGCGATAAGCCTTGATTATCATTTACCCGTCTATGCGACGCAGCTTGTTCATGCGGGCATAGAGCGCAACTATTGTGTACATAAGAAGGTTGCACCGGCTTACATGAAAGTCATTGATAAAGGACAACCGTTTAAACTGGGTGATTTCACCGTTACACCCTTTGGTGTGCCACATGACAGTTCTGACAATGTTGGTTATAAGATATCATGCGCTAACATCGTCTTTACGCTGATGACAGACATTGGTCATGTGACAGACGAAATGAAAACCGTCATCTCCGAAACGAATTATCTGGTCATAGAGGCCAATCACGACCCGAAGATGTTGATGTATGGCCCCTATCCCCAACATTTAAAAATTCGCATATCGGGCCCAAATGGGCATTTGGCCAACCAGGACTGTGCGCAAGCTTTGGCTGAGAACATGACCGAGCGGATGCGCCATGTGTGGCTGTGTCATTTAAGTGAAGAGAACAATCGTTATGATTTGGCACACGAAACGGTAGCACATATTTTGCGAACGAAAGGTATAGAGGCTGGAACAGACGTGCTGTTGGATGTGTTGAAGCGGAAATCGCCCAGCTCGCTATATAATTTGGAGTAA
- a CDS encoding RHS repeat-associated core domain-containing protein, whose product MLYTKLDGDVPDWELIFYVGIVSNWNCQKRKSAIIKNAKAGTIMDNAYSYDAVSNVLGIQNNAPLPQSGKAGGQISHSYTYDPLYRLSSATGTYKGADNKTASYTLAMGYDNMHRITSKKQHLTQSNVQFNGTLNAGYDLTYTYNNDEGKKFQLASVRDINYRTEETPTDSTNINNGHKYTYDANGNLVYINTSRVKHDGKEDEKATEQKYKWDEENRLLAADENGFVSNYWYDADGERTVKTSGENEAIFVNSEFSGGNTGTARFSLYVSPYLVAGQGGKYTKHIYVGSQRIVSKLGDLASYGADPRRIPYAGNEADGLTINYKDKYNQQLQSIKDNYKTFDLPYSGKDNDDYVNGKGFSSDDDTPETSQARAMVKTRAGEAGTNERLQFYYHHDHLGSSSYITNLDGEVSQHIEYVPFGEVFIEERNNTWNTPYLFNAKELDEETGLYYYGARYMDPKISMWLGVDPLMEKYPSVTGYCYTMDNPIRFIDPDGRDGMVTGNGTETDPYIITAKYFYKKGTLDESQKQGLNDAINAYNNLGGGSGIKVKEQNRTFYAKYNLSAEEVKDVNEARLNTCFETTSGEPRYYGNIVGTEVYNGNEYGSANNFRIDFNVENIKKGIEEGIDSRDINTSTAIHEIGHNLGAEHSDKTSVMKLLDTIERTSIEGKTLKTYDFPKVDKNSIKVLFNKRDTPKADTSNGRLWTKKVN is encoded by the coding sequence ATGTTATATACAAAGTTAGATGGTGATGTTCCTGATTGGGAGTTAATTTTTTATGTCGGCATTGTATCCAATTGGAATTGTCAAAAGCGGAAAAGTGCAATAATAAAGAACGCCAAGGCAGGCACCATCATGGACAATGCCTACAGCTATGATGCCGTGAGCAACGTGCTGGGCATTCAGAACAACGCCCCGCTCCCGCAGAGCGGCAAGGCAGGCGGACAGATAAGCCACAGCTACACTTATGACCCACTGTATCGTTTGTCAAGCGCAACAGGTACTTACAAGGGTGCGGACAATAAGACGGCATCTTACACCCTTGCCATGGGCTATGACAACATGCACCGCATCACGAGCAAGAAGCAGCACCTCACGCAAAGTAACGTGCAGTTCAACGGTACCCTCAATGCAGGCTATGACCTCACCTATACATATAATAATGATGAGGGCAAGAAATTCCAACTGGCCAGTGTCCGTGACATCAACTACCGCACGGAAGAAACCCCGACGGACAGCACGAACATCAACAACGGACACAAGTACACCTATGATGCCAACGGAAACCTTGTCTACATCAACACCAGCCGTGTAAAGCATGATGGCAAGGAAGATGAAAAGGCAACCGAGCAGAAGTACAAGTGGGACGAAGAAAACCGACTCCTTGCAGCCGACGAGAATGGTTTTGTGAGCAACTACTGGTATGATGCCGATGGTGAGCGCACGGTGAAGACTAGTGGTGAGAATGAAGCTATCTTTGTCAATTCCGAGTTCTCGGGTGGCAACACCGGTACGGCACGCTTCAGTCTCTATGTCAGCCCATACCTCGTTGCTGGGCAAGGTGGCAAATATACCAAGCACATCTATGTGGGTAGCCAGCGTATCGTATCTAAACTCGGCGACCTCGCAAGCTACGGTGCGGACCCGAGACGCATCCCGTATGCAGGAAATGAGGCAGATGGCTTGACTATCAATTACAAGGATAAGTACAATCAGCAGTTACAATCCATTAAAGACAATTACAAAACGTTTGACTTACCTTATTCTGGAAAGGACAATGACGACTATGTCAATGGCAAAGGCTTTAGTAGTGATGACGACACGCCGGAGACTTCACAGGCAAGGGCGATGGTCAAGACGAGGGCTGGCGAAGCTGGCACTAACGAGCGGCTGCAGTTCTACTATCACCACGATCACTTGGGCAGCAGTAGTTACATCACCAACTTAGACGGAGAAGTGTCACAGCACATTGAGTATGTGCCGTTTGGCGAAGTATTCATAGAAGAGCGCAACAACACTTGGAACACGCCTTACCTCTTCAACGCCAAGGAATTAGATGAAGAAACCGGGCTATACTATTACGGAGCCAGGTACATGGACCCAAAAATCTCCATGTGGTTAGGGGTAGATCCATTAATGGAGAAATATCCAAGTGTTACTGGGTATTGCTATACGATGGATAACCCAATAAGATTTATTGATCCTGATGGGAGAGATGGCATGGTTACAGGAAATGGGACAGAAACAGACCCATATATTATTACTGCAAAGTATTTCTATAAAAAAGGTACATTAGATGAAAGTCAAAAACAAGGTTTAAATGATGCGATTAATGCATACAATAACTTAGGAGGCGGTAGCGGAATTAAAGTCAAAGAGCAGAATAGAACCTTTTATGCTAAATACAATCTAAGTGCCGAAGAAGTAAAAGATGTGAACGAAGCAAGGCTTAATACATGCTTTGAGACAACCTCCGGGGAGCCACGATATTATGGAAATATCGTTGGAACTGAAGTTTATAATGGAAATGAATATGGTTCTGCCAATAATTTTAGAATAGACTTCAATGTAGAAAACATTAAAAAAGGTATTGAAGAGGGTATTGACTCAAGAGATATTAATACAAGTACAGCAATTCATGAAATTGGACATAATTTGGGTGCAGAACATTCTGATAAGACATCTGTCATGAAGCTATTGGATACAATAGAAAGAACTTCTATAGAAGGAAAGACTTTGAAAACGTACGATTTTCCTAAAGTAGATAAAAACTCTATAAAGGTACTCTTTAATAAGCGGGACACTCCTAAAGCAGATACGAGCAATGGTAGGCTTTGGACAAAGAAAGTGAATTAA
- a CDS encoding IS1 family transposase, which translates to MKQQDSFGTLCSRLGVEFQCPHCHSNNIIRSGKSSTGKQRYRCKNCQNSFITVYNIQSLSS; encoded by the coding sequence ATGAAGCAACAGGATAGTTTTGGAACTTTATGCTCCAGATTGGGAGTTGAGTTTCAATGTCCGCATTGCCACTCAAACAATATTATCAGAAGTGGTAAAAGTAGTACAGGTAAACAACGCTACCGATGTAAGAATTGCCAGAACAGTTTTATTACCGTCTACAACATACAAAGCCTATCTTCCTAA
- a CDS encoding nucleoside phosphorylase, with the protein MMEKKYFAESELIINADGSVFHLHVKPEQLADKVILVGDPGRVSLVASHFEKVECDIQSREFHTITGSYQGKRISVVSTGIGCDNIDIVMNELDALANIDFSTRHEKSPLRSLTLVRLGTCGGLQEYTPEGTYIASEKSIGFDGLLNYYAGRNEVCDLEFEEAFKKHMDWNPQKGAPYVIDADKETLNRVAGDDMVRGVTIACGGFFGPQGRELRIPLADPKQNEKIENFEFNGYRITNFEMESSALAGLAKLLGHKAMTCCMVIANRRAQKANIEYKNSIDGLIQIVLDRI; encoded by the coding sequence ATGATGGAAAAAAAATATTTTGCAGAATCAGAACTTATCATCAATGCCGACGGTAGTGTTTTCCATTTACATGTCAAGCCCGAACAATTGGCCGACAAGGTCATTCTGGTAGGCGATCCAGGACGCGTGTCGCTGGTAGCTTCTCATTTTGAAAAAGTAGAGTGCGATATACAAAGCAGGGAATTCCATACCATTACAGGTTCCTACCAAGGAAAACGAATCAGTGTGGTAAGCACGGGCATTGGCTGTGATAATATTGATATTGTCATGAACGAACTGGATGCTTTGGCTAACATTGATTTTTCAACCCGTCATGAGAAATCACCTCTTAGGTCACTCACCTTGGTCAGACTTGGCACCTGTGGCGGATTGCAAGAATATACGCCAGAAGGAACATACATTGCCAGTGAGAAGAGTATCGGGTTTGATGGCTTGTTGAATTATTACGCTGGAAGAAACGAAGTGTGTGACTTAGAATTTGAGGAGGCTTTCAAAAAACACATGGACTGGAACCCACAAAAAGGCGCACCCTACGTTATTGACGCAGATAAAGAAACACTTAATCGCGTTGCGGGTGACGACATGGTTCGCGGTGTGACGATTGCTTGTGGTGGCTTCTTCGGTCCACAAGGCAGAGAGTTGCGCATACCTCTGGCCGACCCGAAACAAAATGAAAAAATCGAGAATTTCGAATTCAACGGTTACCGCATCACCAATTTCGAAATGGAGAGTAGTGCTTTAGCAGGCCTTGCTAAGCTGTTAGGACACAAGGCCATGACGTGTTGTATGGTAATAGCCAATCGTCGTGCTCAAAAGGCAAATATAGAATACAAAAATTCTATTGACGGGTTAATACAAATTGTACTTGATAGAATTTAA
- the serS gene encoding serine--tRNA ligase, translating into MLTLKLISEETERVIKGLEKKHFEGARETVNQVIAIDKLRRESQQKLDKNKQQANLLAKKIGGLMKDKKLDEANEVKAQVAKLKEEAKGLQQSMETAENDLTTLLYTIPNIPNEDVPEGKDASDNVVVKEGGVIPELGEDALCHWDLCKKFNLIDFDLGVKITGAGFPLYIGKMARFQRALEAFFLEEARKSGYLEVQPPFVVNQASGYGTGQLPDKEGQMYHVQLDDLYLIPTAEVPVTNIFRDEILDEKDLPIKRCAYSACFRREAGSYGKDVRGLNRLHQFDKVEIVRIDKPEHSYESLNEMLEHVEGLCKKLELPYHILKLCGGDMSFTSSICYDFEVWSAAQKRWLEVSSVSNFESYQANRLKCRYRHAEDGKIELCHTLNGSALALPRIVASILENNQTPEGIRVPKVLVPYCGFEMIDDQNF; encoded by the coding sequence ATGCTTACACTAAAACTCATCAGTGAAGAAACTGAACGTGTGATCAAAGGATTAGAGAAGAAACATTTCGAGGGAGCAAGAGAAACTGTCAATCAGGTGATCGCCATTGACAAGCTACGTCGAGAATCCCAACAAAAACTTGACAAGAACAAGCAACAAGCTAATTTGCTCGCCAAGAAGATAGGTGGGCTCATGAAAGATAAAAAATTGGATGAAGCCAATGAGGTGAAAGCGCAGGTTGCAAAGTTGAAAGAGGAAGCTAAAGGTCTTCAACAGTCAATGGAAACAGCTGAAAACGACCTCACTACCCTACTTTATACTATTCCTAACATCCCAAACGAAGATGTCCCAGAAGGTAAAGATGCATCAGACAACGTCGTTGTGAAAGAAGGAGGAGTGATACCTGAACTTGGTGAAGACGCATTGTGCCATTGGGACTTATGTAAGAAGTTTAACCTCATAGATTTTGACCTGGGCGTTAAAATCACGGGTGCGGGTTTCCCCTTATACATTGGCAAGATGGCCCGTTTCCAACGAGCGCTCGAAGCATTTTTCCTTGAAGAGGCTCGTAAATCTGGCTATCTCGAGGTTCAGCCTCCATTTGTTGTGAATCAAGCATCTGGCTATGGCACAGGTCAGCTGCCTGACAAAGAAGGCCAGATGTACCATGTACAGCTGGATGACCTGTATCTGATTCCTACCGCAGAGGTTCCTGTAACGAACATTTTCCGTGACGAGATTCTCGATGAGAAAGACCTGCCTATCAAGCGCTGTGCTTATTCAGCTTGCTTCCGACGTGAAGCAGGTTCGTATGGAAAAGATGTACGCGGACTCAATCGTTTGCATCAATTCGATAAAGTGGAGATTGTCCGTATTGACAAGCCAGAACATTCTTATGAATCTCTTAACGAAATGCTTGAACACGTAGAGGGATTATGTAAGAAACTGGAACTCCCCTATCATATCTTGAAATTATGTGGCGGAGACATGAGTTTCACGTCGTCGATATGCTACGATTTTGAAGTATGGAGCGCAGCTCAGAAAAGATGGCTGGAGGTTTCGTCCGTATCAAACTTCGAAAGTTACCAAGCTAACCGTCTGAAATGTCGCTATCGTCATGCAGAAGATGGCAAGATAGAACTTTGCCACACGCTTAATGGTTCGGCATTGGCCTTGCCACGTATCGTTGCCAGCATCTTGGAAAACAATCAGACACCAGAAGGCATTCGTGTACCGAAAGTACTTGTCCCCTACTGTGGATTCGAGATGATTGACGATCAAAATTTCTAA
- a CDS encoding bifunctional dihydroorotate dehydrogenase B NAD binding subunit/NADPH-dependent glutamate synthase has translation MNKIIRKEQFSEKVFLFEIEAPLIAKSRRAGNFVIVRVGHKGERMPLTIADADIKRGTITLVVQKVGLSSMKLCNLNEGDYVTDVVGPLGNATHIEKFGTVLCAGGGVGVAPMLPIIKALKEAGNRVLSVLAGRSKDLIILEDEVRANSDETIIMTDDGSYGEKGVVTVGMEKLIKQEHIDKAFAIGPPIMMKFCCLLTQKYNIPTDVSLNTIMVDGTGMCGACRLTIGGKTKFVCIDGPEFDGALVDWDEMFKRMNTFKDVEKDEVEHLQDHLNELESAQEKHASTIKMDVEPTQESISMLTDRNAEWRKALRDSMKPKERKSIARVQMPELDPTYRATTRTEEVNLGLTKEMAMTEAKRCLDCAKPTCVEGCPVNINIPSFIKNIERGQFLAAAKVLKNTSALPAVCGRVCPQEKQCESKCIHLKMNEPAVAIGYLERFAADYERESGNASIPDMQPDNGIKVAVVGSGPAGLSFAGDMAKRGYQVHVFEALHEIGGVLKYGIPEFRLPNAIVDVEIENLKKMGVHFLTDCIIGKTLSIEELKEKDFKGIFVGSGAGLPNFMGIPGENAINIMSSNEYLTRINLMDAANTNADTPINLGKKVMVVGGGNTAMDSCRTAKRLGADVTLVYRRSEAEMPARLEEVKHAKEEGIHFMCLHNPIEYLTDERGAVSAAVLQVMQLGEPDASGRRSPVPVEGQTITLEVDQVVVAVGVSPNPLVPKSIQGLELGRKNTIVVNDQMQSSRSEIYAGGDIVRGGATVILAMGDGRRAAANMDMQLRAEK, from the coding sequence ATGAATAAAATTATCCGAAAAGAACAGTTCTCTGAGAAAGTTTTTCTCTTTGAGATTGAGGCTCCGCTCATTGCTAAAAGCAGAAGAGCCGGCAATTTCGTTATCGTCCGTGTAGGTCACAAAGGCGAACGCATGCCACTGACCATCGCCGATGCAGACATCAAACGCGGAACCATCACATTGGTTGTGCAGAAGGTTGGTCTGTCCTCCATGAAGCTCTGCAATTTGAATGAAGGTGACTATGTTACTGATGTGGTAGGTCCCTTGGGCAATGCCACACACATCGAGAAGTTTGGCACCGTACTCTGTGCGGGTGGTGGCGTTGGCGTTGCCCCTATGCTGCCCATCATTAAAGCCTTGAAGGAAGCGGGTAACAGGGTGCTGTCGGTGTTGGCAGGACGCAGCAAAGATCTCATTATCTTAGAAGATGAAGTAAGAGCGAATTCTGATGAAACAATCATCATGACCGATGATGGCAGCTATGGCGAGAAAGGTGTCGTCACGGTGGGCATGGAAAAATTGATAAAACAGGAACATATCGACAAGGCATTTGCTATTGGACCTCCCATCATGATGAAGTTTTGCTGTCTTCTTACGCAAAAATATAACATACCTACAGATGTATCTCTCAACACCATCATGGTTGACGGCACGGGCATGTGTGGTGCCTGCCGGTTAACGATTGGCGGCAAGACAAAATTCGTGTGTATCGATGGACCTGAATTTGATGGCGCATTGGTTGACTGGGATGAGATGTTCAAGCGCATGAACACATTCAAGGATGTTGAAAAAGATGAGGTAGAACATTTGCAAGATCACCTTAATGAGTTAGAAAGCGCACAGGAGAAACATGCGTCTACCATTAAAATGGATGTAGAGCCTACACAAGAGAGTATCTCGATGCTAACCGATCGAAATGCTGAATGGAGAAAGGCATTACGGGATTCCATGAAGCCGAAAGAGCGGAAGAGCATCGCTCGCGTGCAAATGCCAGAGTTAGATCCAACATATCGGGCAACGACCAGGACGGAAGAGGTCAATCTAGGACTTACGAAAGAAATGGCCATGACTGAAGCCAAACGTTGCTTGGATTGTGCTAAACCGACCTGTGTGGAAGGTTGTCCGGTCAACATCAACATTCCTTCTTTTATCAAGAATATAGAGCGAGGACAATTCCTAGCAGCTGCCAAAGTGTTGAAGAACACCTCTGCCCTACCCGCAGTATGTGGCAGAGTTTGCCCACAAGAGAAACAATGCGAAAGCAAATGTATTCATTTGAAGATGAACGAGCCCGCTGTCGCCATTGGTTATCTTGAACGTTTTGCCGCCGATTATGAACGGGAAAGTGGAAACGCGTCAATCCCTGATATGCAACCTGACAACGGTATTAAGGTGGCTGTGGTCGGTTCAGGGCCTGCAGGCTTGAGCTTCGCTGGGGATATGGCTAAGCGAGGCTATCAAGTTCATGTGTTTGAGGCGCTGCATGAAATAGGTGGCGTGCTGAAATATGGAATTCCAGAGTTCCGCCTTCCTAATGCCATCGTCGACGTTGAGATTGAAAATCTCAAGAAAATGGGTGTTCATTTCTTAACAGACTGCATCATTGGAAAAACCCTTTCTATTGAAGAACTCAAAGAAAAAGATTTCAAAGGCATCTTTGTGGGATCGGGTGCAGGACTTCCTAATTTTATGGGAATACCAGGAGAGAATGCCATTAACATCATGTCATCCAACGAATACCTGACCCGTATCAATCTTATGGATGCCGCCAATACTAATGCAGACACACCCATCAATCTTGGAAAGAAAGTGATGGTCGTTGGAGGTGGCAACACAGCCATGGACTCTTGTAGAACAGCCAAACGCTTAGGAGCTGACGTTACCCTGGTCTACCGTCGCTCTGAAGCAGAAATGCCGGCCCGACTTGAAGAAGTTAAACATGCCAAGGAAGAAGGCATCCATTTCATGTGCCTGCATAACCCTATTGAATATCTCACGGATGAAAGAGGTGCTGTCAGCGCCGCCGTGTTACAAGTCATGCAATTGGGAGAGCCTGATGCAAGTGGCCGTCGCAGCCCTGTGCCAGTTGAAGGACAAACGATTACGCTTGAAGTAGATCAGGTTGTTGTGGCTGTCGGCGTATCTCCAAATCCTCTGGTACCAAAATCTATCCAGGGACTGGAACTTGGTCGCAAAAACACCATTGTCGTCAACGACCAGATGCAGTCCAGTAGATCAGAAATCTATGCAGGAGGCGACATCGTACGCGGAGGCGCAACGGTGATTCTAGCCATGGGTGATGGCAGAAGAGCTGCTGCAAATATGGATATGCAACTAAGAGCTGAAAAGTGA
- a CDS encoding helix-turn-helix domain-containing protein: protein MAENEIITQQDPQMQLFSQLMEGILKKLERYCATARPMLGGEVYLTGEEVCKLLRLSPRTLQDYRDNGTIAYFKIGGKILYRQSDIQAMLERHYNPIPQTGKL from the coding sequence ATGGCAGAGAACGAAATCATTACACAGCAAGACCCTCAGATGCAGTTGTTTTCACAACTGATGGAAGGAATATTGAAGAAATTGGAGCGGTATTGCGCTACTGCCCGTCCGATGTTGGGTGGAGAGGTTTACCTGACAGGCGAGGAGGTGTGCAAACTTTTACGGTTGAGTCCTCGCACACTTCAGGACTATCGGGACAATGGCACGATTGCCTATTTCAAAATCGGAGGAAAGATACTCTACAGGCAGAGCGACATACAAGCTATGCTTGAAAGGCATTATAATCCAATACCGCAAACAGGTAAGTTATGA